GAGGAAGAGGAGGGCTGAGGCCGCCGCCCCCTCAAAGAGGTGTCGCGGCGTGCAGGATGAGCACCATCGTGACGGCGGAGTTCGCGGAGGACATCGCCGACGCGGCCGTTCCGGCGGCCGCGCCCCACGCCGCCAGTCCGACCGAGGTGAACACCGAGGGCCAGTTGCGTACCGCGGGTGGCGGACCGAGCAGGGCCGCCACCCGGCGCGGCACCGGGCCCGGAGCGGCGAGTCCCGCGAGCGTCGGCGCCGGGGTACCCCGGGAGACCAGGGCGGCCGTGCCGATGGCACGCGCCACCGTGCGGCGGCTGCCGATCGCCCGGGCCGCCTCCTCGTCCGCCCACCGCTCGGCCGTGTAGGCCACGGCCGTACGCAGCGGCCGAAGAAACGGGTTGGCGCGGGCCGCGAGCTGCACGGCGAGCAGGAAACGGTCGTGCCGGGCGGCGAGGTGCGCCCGCTCATGGGCGAACAGGGCCCGGCGCTCGGCCGGCCGGAGCCGGTCCAGCAGGGCCGTGGTCACCACGACACGCCCCCCGCGCCGACGGCGGACAGGGCGCCCGGCGCTGCCGCGCAGAGCACCGACCAGGCGGCCACCGGGCAGAGCACCACCGCCGGAGCGACGGCCATGCTGAGTACCACCGGGCGGAACACCACCGCCCGGGCGACCGCTACGCCGAGCACCGCCGCTTGGACGACCGCCACCCAGAACACCACCGCCCTGGCGACCGCCCCGCGGAGCACCACCACCCCGACGGCCACCGGGCAGCGCATACGCATAGGGGACGACGTCCGGCAGTACGGCCACCTCCGTGTCCGGCAACCCGGACAGCGCGCGGTGGGCCTGGCGGCGTACCCGGGCGTGCCGCCACAGCGTGCGGGCGCAGGCGACGACGACCGCGCACAGCGCGGGAATCGCGGCCTTGCCGACGACCTCGTCATAAGGGACCGCAGCCCGTACCTCGGGGTCCGACCAGCCGTCGGGCAGCGGGTTTCCGGGCAGTTGGGCGGTGCCGACGACCATCACGAGTCCCAGGCACACCGTGCTGCACAGCGCGAGCACCGCGGCCATCGCGGTCAGCAGCCGGGTCGCGGTGCGCGGGTGCAGATGCTGTTCGGCCAGGCGCGCGACCGGCCACGCCGTGAGCGGGAGAACCAGTGGCAGAAAGACGAAGACCCCCATGAGGCTTCAGTCTTCCCCCTCGCCATGGACCTGATCCAGCAGGTCACGCAGCAGCCGCTCGTCGTCCGGGCCGAGGCCGGTGAGGAAGCTGGCCAGCACGGCCTCGCGGTCGCTCTCGGCGTCCAGCACCTTGCGCATCTTCCGGGCGGCCAGGCCCGCATGGTCCGAGGAGGGCGTCCAGGCGAAGGACCGGCCCACCCGCTCCCGGGTAACCGCACCCTTGTCCAGCAACCGGGTCAGGATCGTGATCACCGTCGTGTACGCGAGGTCACCGCCGAGGCGTTCCTGCACCCAGCCGGCCGTCACCGGGCCGTCCGCCTCCCGCAGTGCCGACAGCACCAGCGCCTCCAGCTCGCCCTGCCCCCGCCGGGGACGCTGCCGGGGATCCGTCACCGCCCTGTCTCCCTTCAGCCGCCCTGTCTTGCCCGTGGACATCGTATAGATCCGCGGGACCACCCCCTTCACTTCTACAGTACTGTAGATTTAATGCGTTCGCTCCCAACGTCCGATACGACAACCGACAAGGAGACCCTGTGGCCGATCCGCCCCGCCTCCACCCCGAGGACCGCGCGGACTTCGAAGCGGTACTGGATCTGGCGCTGAGCACCGCGGACCTCCATGGCGCCGTGCGCGCCGATCCGACCGGCCGGACGGCCGCGCACCTGCGCGCCCACGCGCTCGCCCACGCCGACGCCATCACGGCGGCGGCAGGCGAGCCGTACCGCGCCTACCTGGCCGTACGGACGGCCGCCCGGCAGGACGCGCGGCGCCCGCTCGACACCGGCAGTCTGCTGCCCGCCCTCGCGGTGCTCACGCCGCTCGTGGCGGCGACCTCCGCCGGGGCCCTGCTCCTGCTCGGCTGCCTGCTCCAGGTCGTCGGCGCACCCGGCCCGTTGCCCGGGTCGCTCGTCTCGGCCGGCTGGACACTGGCGCTCGTGGCGGCCGTGACCGGCCTCCTCGGCCTGGCCGCGCTGCTGCGCTCGGCCCTGGGCGGGCGGGCCGACCGCGTGGAGCACGCCCGGCTGGCCTGGCGGCAGGCCCTGCTCGACCACGGCATGCTGCCCCATCTGCTCCGGCATCCGGCGGTCGCACATTGCGATGCGGGGATCACACCGGGCTCCCCGCCCGATACGCTCACGCCGTGCCCGGCCCGGGCGAGAAAGGACACACCATGTTCGGACTGAGCGAGCTCGCGATCATCCTCATCGTCGTCATAGCCGTGATCGGGGCCAGGAAGCTGCCCGAACTGGCCCGGTCGGCCGGCAAGTCCGCCCGCATCCTCAAGGCCGAGGCACGCGCCGCGAAGGACGAGGAGGCCGGGGCGGGCGCCGCGCCGCGGGTGGTCCAGGGCGAGATCGTCCCGCCGGGCACCGGCGCGACCCCGCCCGGCGCGCGGGCGGCGGACGCCCCGGACCACCGCTGATCCGCCGACCGCCTACAGCGTGCGCTCCAGGCGGTCGGCCACGAGCTTGACGAAGCGTGCGGGGTCCTTGGGCTGGCCGCCCTCGGCGAGCACCGCCAGCGTGTGGAGCAGTTCGGCGGACTCGACGAGACCCGAGCGGTCCTCGCGCCCCTTGTACGCCTGGTTCAGGTTCTTCACCAGCAGGTGGTCGGGGTTGAGTTCGAGGATCCGCTTGGTGCGCGGCACCTCCTGGCCCATCGCCCGGTACATGTTCTCGAGGGCCGGGGTCAGGTCGTGCGCGTCCGAGACGACGCAGGCCGGGGAGACGGTGAGCCGCGACGACAGGCGCACCTCCTTGATGTCCTCGTCCAGCTGCTCCCGCATCCAGCCGAGCAGACCGGCGTACTCCTCGGCCTGCTTCTCCCGCTCCCCGTCGGCCTTCTCGTCCTTCTCGCCGTCGAGGTCGATCTCGCCCTTGGTGACGGAGCGCAGCTTCTTGCCCTCGTACTCGCCGACGGCGTCGACCCACACCTCGTCGACGGCGTCGGTGAGCAGCAGGACCTCGATGCCCTTGTCCCGGAACGCCTCCATGTGCGGGGAGTTCTCGATGCTCTGCCGGGACTCGCCGGTGATGTAGTAGATGTCCTCCTGGCCGTCCTTCATCCGCTCCACGTACTGCGCGAGCGTGGTCGGCTCGTCCTCGGCGTGCGTGGTGGCGAACGACGCGACGGCGAGGATGGCGTCCCGGTGCTCGGAGTCGGTGACCAGGCCCTCCTTCAGCACGGTGCCGAACTCACGCCAGAACGTGGCGTAGCGGTCGGCGTCCTTGGCCTTGATCTCCTTGACCGTGGACAGGACCTTCTTCGTCAGCCGGCGCTGCATCATCCGGATGTGCCGGTCCTGCTGGAGGATCTCGCGGGAGACGTTGAGCGAGAGGTCCTGCGCGTCGACGACGCCCTTGACGAAGCGGAGGTAGGGCGGCAGCAGCGCCTCGCAGTCGTCCATGATGAAGACGCGCTTCACATACAGCTGGACGCCGCGCTTGAAGTCCCGCGTGAACAGGTCGTGCGGGGCGTGCGAGGGGACGAAGAGCAGGGCCTGGTACTCGAAGGTGCCCTCGGCCTGGAGCCGGATCGTCTCCAGCGGCTCGCGCCAGTCGTGGCTGATGTGCTTGTACAGCTCGTGGTACTCGTCGTCGGACACTTCGTCGCGCGACCGCGCCCACAGGGCCTTCATCGAGTTCAGCGTCTCGGGCTCGGGCGCGTCCTCGCCGTCGCCCGCCTCCGGGACCATCCGGATGGGCCAGGTGATGAAGTCCGAGTACCGCTTGACGATCTCCCTGATCGTCCACGGCGAGGTGTAGTCGTGGAGCTGGTTCTCCGGGTCGGCGGGCTTGAGGTGGAGCGTGACGGAGGTGCCCTGCGGCGCGTCGTCGACCTTCTCCAGCGTGTACGTGGACTCGCCGCGCGACGTCCAGCGGGTCCCCTGGCCCTCGCCGGCGCGCCGGGTCACCAGCGTCACCTCGTCCGCCACCATGAAGCCGGAGTAGAAGCCGACGCCGAACTGGCCGATGAGCCCCTCGGCATTGGCCGCGTCCTGGGCCTCCCGCAGCTCCTTCAGGAAGGTGGCCGTACCCGAGTTGGCGATGGTGCCGATGAGCCGTCCGACCTCGTCGTACGACATGCCGATGCCGTTGTCCCGCACCGTGAGGGTCCGGGCGTCCTTGTCGACGTCGAGCTCGATGTGCAGGTCGGACACGTCGGCGTCGAGCAAGTCGTCCCGCAGCTTCTCCAGGCGCAGCTTGTCCAGCGCGTCGGAGGCGTTGGAGACGAGCTCCCGCAGGAAGACATCCTTGTTCGAGTAGACCGAGTGGATCATCAGCTGGAGCAGCTGACGTGCCTCTACCTGGAACTCAAACGTTTCGGTGGTCATGGTTCGCGAATACCTCACAGGTCCCACAGTCGCCTGAACTGGTGGCAGTCACTTTAAAACACCA
The genomic region above belongs to Streptomyces coeruleorubidus and contains:
- a CDS encoding M56 family metallopeptidase, coding for MGVFVFLPLVLPLTAWPVARLAEQHLHPRTATRLLTAMAAVLALCSTVCLGLVMVVGTAQLPGNPLPDGWSDPEVRAAVPYDEVVGKAAIPALCAVVVACARTLWRHARVRRQAHRALSGLPDTEVAVLPDVVPYAYALPGGRRGGGAPRGGRQGGGVLGGGRPSGGARRSGRPGGGVPPGGTQHGRRSGGGALPGGRLVGALRGSAGRPVRRRRGGRVVVTTALLDRLRPAERRALFAHERAHLAARHDRFLLAVQLAARANPFLRPLRTAVAYTAERWADEEAARAIGSRRTVARAIGTAALVSRGTPAPTLAGLAAPGPVPRRVAALLGPPPAVRNWPSVFTSVGLAAWGAAAGTAASAMSSANSAVTMVLILHAATPL
- a CDS encoding BlaI/MecI/CopY family transcriptional regulator: MTDPRQRPRRGQGELEALVLSALREADGPVTAGWVQERLGGDLAYTTVITILTRLLDKGAVTRERVGRSFAWTPSSDHAGLAARKMRKVLDAESDREAVLASFLTGLGPDDERLLRDLLDQVHGEGED
- a CDS encoding twin-arginine translocase TatA/TatE family subunit, which gives rise to MFGLSELAIILIVVIAVIGARKLPELARSAGKSARILKAEARAAKDEEAGAGAAPRVVQGEIVPPGTGATPPGARAADAPDHR
- the htpG gene encoding molecular chaperone HtpG; amino-acid sequence: MTTETFEFQVEARQLLQLMIHSVYSNKDVFLRELVSNASDALDKLRLEKLRDDLLDADVSDLHIELDVDKDARTLTVRDNGIGMSYDEVGRLIGTIANSGTATFLKELREAQDAANAEGLIGQFGVGFYSGFMVADEVTLVTRRAGEGQGTRWTSRGESTYTLEKVDDAPQGTSVTLHLKPADPENQLHDYTSPWTIREIVKRYSDFITWPIRMVPEAGDGEDAPEPETLNSMKALWARSRDEVSDDEYHELYKHISHDWREPLETIRLQAEGTFEYQALLFVPSHAPHDLFTRDFKRGVQLYVKRVFIMDDCEALLPPYLRFVKGVVDAQDLSLNVSREILQQDRHIRMMQRRLTKKVLSTVKEIKAKDADRYATFWREFGTVLKEGLVTDSEHRDAILAVASFATTHAEDEPTTLAQYVERMKDGQEDIYYITGESRQSIENSPHMEAFRDKGIEVLLLTDAVDEVWVDAVGEYEGKKLRSVTKGEIDLDGEKDEKADGEREKQAEEYAGLLGWMREQLDEDIKEVRLSSRLTVSPACVVSDAHDLTPALENMYRAMGQEVPRTKRILELNPDHLLVKNLNQAYKGREDRSGLVESAELLHTLAVLAEGGQPKDPARFVKLVADRLERTL